Proteins from a genomic interval of Neovison vison isolate M4711 chromosome 4, ASM_NN_V1, whole genome shotgun sequence:
- the NT5C3A gene encoding cytosolic 5'-nucleotidase 3A isoform X2, with protein MPNQDSAVHVKMMPEFQRSSVRIKNPARVEEIICGLIKGGAGKLQIITDFDMTLSRFSYEGKRCPTCHYVIDNSKLITDECRKKLLQLKEKYYAIEIDPVLTVEEKYPYMVEWYTKSHGLLVEQALPKAKLKEIVAESDVMLKEGYENFFDKLQEYGIPVFIFSAGIGDILEEVIHQAGVYHPNITVVSNFMDFDDNGVLKGFKGELIHVFNKHDGALKNTEYFNRLKDNSNIILLGDSQGDIRMADGVANVEHILKIGYLNDRVDELLEKYMDSYDIVLVKDESLDVANSILQKIL; from the exons ATGCCTAATCAAGATTCTGCTGTACATGTGAAAATG atgccTGAATTTCAGAGAAGTTCAGTTCGAATCAAGAACCCTGCAAGAGTAGAAGAAATTATCTGTGGTCTTATTAAGGGAGGAGCTGGCAAACTTCAG ATAATAACAGACTTTGATATGACACTGAGTAGATTTTCCTATGAAGGGAAAAGATGCCCAACGTGTCATT atGTCATTGACAACAGTAAGCTGATTACAGACGAATGTCGAAAAAAG ttACTGCaactaaaggaaaaatattatgcTATTGAAATTGATCCTGTTCTTACCGTAGAAGAGAAGTACCCCTATATGGTAGAATG GTATACTAAATCACATGGTTTGCTTGTTGAACAAGCTTTACCAAAAGCTAAACTTAAAGAAATTGTGGCAGAATCTGATGTTATGCTCAA GGAAGGGTATGAGAATTTCTTTGATAAGCTCCAGGAATACGGTATTCCTGTGTTCATATTTTCGGCTGGTATTGGTGATATACTAGAAGAGGTAATCCATCAAGCTGGGGTTTATCACCCGAACATCACAGTAGTGTCCAACTTCATGGATTTTGATGACAAT ggaGTGCTGAAAGGATTTAAAGGTGAACTAATTCATGTATTTAATAAACATGATGGTGCCTTGAAGAACACAGAATATTTCAATCGACTAAAAGACAATAGCAACATCATTCTGCTGGGAGACTCCCAAGGGGACATAAGAATGGCAGATGGAGTAGCCAACGTTGAACACATCCTAAAAATTGGGTATCTAAATGATAGA GTGGACGAGCTTTTAGAAAAGTACATGGACTCTTACGACATTGTTCTAGTAAAAGACGAATCACTGGATGTAGCCAACTCTATCTTACAGAAGATTCTGTAA